From Amycolatopsis sp. YIM 10, the proteins below share one genomic window:
- a CDS encoding PLP-dependent aspartate aminotransferase family protein has product MDLADWSPRTRAVAAGRPQEPGEPLNTPIVPVSTFHAGGARAYSREDGTPSWTALEEAIGELEGGHATAFASGIATAAAVIDLLPVGAEVAVPRFSYAGTRGLLGHAAKNGRLRAVELEPSDLSGWTAAAEWADLVWLESPTNPTLDVIDIRAVAAAAEGHLAKVVVDNTFATPLGQQPLDLGADIVVHSATKLIGGHSDLLLGLTVTRDEELATALRDARTRNGATPGALEAYLALRGLRTLPVRLAEASRSAELLAERLGAHPKVTRVRYPGSGQMIAFELDGAEAADAVCTGLRLIRHATSLGGVESCVERRAWLAGDAHVPPGLIRFSVGLEDPEDLWRDLREVLDRA; this is encoded by the coding sequence GTGGACTTAGCAGACTGGTCACCCCGTACCCGGGCGGTGGCGGCGGGACGGCCGCAGGAGCCGGGGGAGCCGCTGAACACCCCGATCGTGCCGGTGAGCACCTTCCACGCCGGTGGGGCGCGCGCCTACTCCCGCGAGGACGGCACACCGAGCTGGACCGCGCTGGAGGAGGCGATCGGCGAACTCGAAGGCGGTCACGCGACCGCCTTCGCCTCGGGCATCGCCACCGCGGCGGCGGTGATCGACCTGCTGCCGGTGGGCGCCGAGGTGGCCGTGCCGCGGTTCAGCTACGCCGGTACCCGCGGCCTGCTCGGGCACGCGGCGAAGAACGGGCGCCTGCGCGCGGTCGAGCTGGAGCCGTCGGACCTGTCCGGGTGGACGGCCGCCGCCGAGTGGGCCGACCTGGTCTGGCTGGAGTCGCCGACCAATCCGACGCTCGACGTGATCGACATCAGGGCGGTGGCGGCCGCCGCCGAGGGGCACCTGGCGAAGGTGGTGGTGGACAACACCTTCGCCACCCCGCTCGGCCAGCAGCCGCTCGACCTCGGCGCGGACATCGTGGTGCACAGCGCGACCAAGCTGATCGGCGGGCACAGCGACCTGCTGCTCGGCCTGACCGTGACCAGGGACGAGGAGCTGGCGACGGCCCTGCGCGACGCGCGCACCCGCAACGGCGCGACCCCGGGCGCGCTGGAGGCGTACCTCGCGCTGCGCGGCCTGCGCACGCTGCCGGTCCGGCTGGCCGAGGCTTCGCGCAGCGCGGAACTCCTGGCCGAACGGCTCGGCGCGCACCCGAAGGTCACGCGCGTGCGGTACCCGGGTTCCGGTCAGATGATCGCTTTCGAACTCGACGGTGCCGAAGCCGCCGACGCGGTGTGCACCGGCCTGCGCCTGATCCGACACGCGACCAGCCTCGGCGGTGTGGAGAGCTGCGTCGAACGCCGAGCCTGGCTGGCCGGCGACGCGCACGTACCGCCCGGTCTCATCCGGTTCTCCGTCGGCCTCGAAGACCCCGAAGACCTGTGGCGTGACCTGCGGGAGGTCCTAGACCGCGCGTGA
- a CDS encoding PPOX class F420-dependent oxidoreductase, with the protein MTFTAAEREYLRGQGLGRLSTIGPDGGPQTRPVAFRLNDDGTIDIGGPANETSRKYKNIQARPEVSFLVDDMTPDDPAEVKPGWGRGVEIRGRAELVTLDVPPVAPEFFSKEVIRVHPDRVISWHLEREQDLRSRAV; encoded by the coding sequence ATGACCTTCACCGCAGCCGAACGCGAGTACCTGCGCGGGCAGGGCCTCGGCCGCCTGTCCACCATCGGCCCGGACGGCGGGCCGCAGACGCGGCCGGTCGCCTTCCGGCTCAACGACGACGGCACCATCGACATCGGTGGCCCGGCCAACGAAACCAGCCGCAAGTACAAGAACATCCAGGCGCGGCCGGAGGTCTCGTTCCTGGTCGACGACATGACCCCGGACGACCCGGCCGAGGTCAAGCCCGGCTGGGGTCGCGGCGTGGAGATCCGCGGCCGCGCGGAACTGGTGACGCTGGACGTGCCGCCGGTGGCGCCGGAGTTCTTCAGCAAGGAGGTGATCCGCGTGCACCCGGACCGGGTGATCTCGTGGCACCTCGAACGCGAGCAGGACCTGCGCTCACGCGCGGTCTAG
- a CDS encoding patatin-like phospholipase family protein codes for MSTDSIGLCLSGGGYRAMLFHTGALWRLNELGVLSRLDVISSVSGGSIAAGALARAWPELEFQDGVAANFGPAVVEPLRRLADRNLDVRVVLRGLLLPGRSIGDEVIAALRKHLLGDLRMSELPESPQFVFNATNLQNGELWWFYRDKEPPTAAGEPILLATAVAASSAFPPFLSPVVVPTSASERESGLPERAMLSDAGVFDNLGLDPVMPRCDTVLVSDAGQKFDFQPKVKRNWVLHLLRVLDVIDNQVRSLRKRALVESYVDREANGTYWAAASDIDDFEMPDTLPAPKEKSDRLAAVPTRLHRLDHNIQRALINWGYAVTDAAMRKHVVPDAEPPKGYPYPESPLG; via the coding sequence GTGAGCACAGACAGCATCGGGCTTTGCCTGTCCGGCGGCGGGTATCGCGCGATGCTTTTCCACACCGGGGCGCTGTGGCGGCTCAACGAACTGGGTGTGCTGTCCCGGCTGGACGTGATCTCCAGCGTTTCCGGCGGGTCGATCGCCGCGGGCGCGCTGGCCAGGGCGTGGCCGGAGCTGGAGTTCCAGGACGGGGTGGCGGCGAACTTCGGGCCCGCGGTGGTGGAGCCGTTGCGGCGGCTGGCCGACCGGAACCTCGACGTCCGCGTGGTGCTGCGCGGACTGCTGCTGCCTGGCCGGTCGATCGGCGACGAGGTGATCGCCGCGCTGCGCAAGCACCTGCTCGGCGACCTGCGGATGAGCGAGCTGCCGGAGTCACCGCAGTTCGTGTTCAACGCGACCAACCTGCAGAACGGTGAACTCTGGTGGTTCTACCGCGACAAGGAGCCGCCGACCGCTGCGGGTGAGCCGATCCTGCTGGCCACCGCGGTCGCCGCGTCTTCGGCCTTCCCGCCGTTCCTGTCGCCGGTGGTGGTGCCGACCAGCGCGAGCGAGCGCGAGAGCGGGCTGCCGGAGCGCGCCATGCTCAGCGACGCCGGGGTGTTCGACAACCTCGGCCTCGACCCGGTGATGCCGCGCTGCGACACGGTGCTGGTCAGCGACGCCGGGCAGAAGTTCGACTTCCAGCCGAAGGTCAAGCGGAACTGGGTGCTGCACCTGCTCCGGGTGCTCGACGTGATCGACAACCAGGTGCGCTCACTGCGCAAGCGCGCCCTGGTCGAGTCCTATGTGGACCGTGAGGCGAACGGCACCTACTGGGCCGCGGCCAGCGACATCGACGACTTCGAGATGCCGGACACGCTGCCGGCCCCCAAGGAGAAGTCGGACCGGCTGGCCGCCGTGCCGACCCGTCTGCACCGGCTCGACCACAACATCCAGCGCGCCCTGATCAACTGGGGCTACGCGGTGACCGACGCGGCCATGCGCAAGCACGTCGTGCCCGACGCCGAACCACCGAAGGGCTACCCGTACCCGGAATCGCCACTCGGCTGA
- a CDS encoding FadR/GntR family transcriptional regulator, with translation MEFEPVATVRAYERVVEQVEQAVFSGRLKVGERLPSERELMAQFGVSRSTVREALRVLQAGGLIRSKPGDPRGPEILPASPAHLHKSMHRLARAEGMSLAELLQFRMLLEGSAYLLAAQLRTDEQLAELDAAMAAMTVAAERGYEEFSRADIAFHETIARATQNTLIVVCGEVVRGIVLDLIEDKLSHADDRRALMSAWLAHHGEVLEAVRARDGERAQRLARRAIFDHYADYVPPDDRPLLFPLLDAAE, from the coding sequence ATGGAGTTCGAGCCGGTCGCCACGGTCCGCGCTTACGAACGGGTCGTCGAGCAGGTGGAACAGGCCGTGTTCAGCGGCCGCCTGAAGGTCGGGGAACGGCTGCCCAGCGAACGCGAGCTGATGGCCCAGTTCGGGGTCAGCCGGTCGACCGTGCGCGAGGCGCTGCGGGTGCTCCAGGCCGGCGGGCTGATCCGCTCGAAGCCGGGCGACCCGCGCGGGCCGGAGATCCTGCCCGCCTCCCCGGCGCACCTGCACAAGTCCATGCACCGGCTGGCGCGCGCGGAGGGCATGAGCCTGGCCGAGCTGCTGCAGTTCCGGATGTTGCTGGAAGGCTCGGCGTACCTGCTGGCCGCGCAGTTGCGCACGGACGAGCAGCTCGCCGAACTGGACGCGGCGATGGCGGCGATGACCGTCGCGGCGGAACGCGGTTACGAGGAGTTCAGCCGCGCCGACATCGCCTTCCACGAAACGATCGCGCGCGCCACGCAGAACACGCTGATCGTGGTGTGCGGTGAGGTGGTCCGCGGCATCGTGCTCGACCTGATCGAGGACAAGCTTTCGCACGCGGACGACCGCCGCGCGCTGATGTCGGCCTGGCTGGCGCACCACGGCGAAGTGCTCGAGGCGGTCCGCGCCCGCGACGGCGAGCGCGCGCAACGGCTGGCACGGCGCGCGATCTTCGACCATTACGCCGACTACGTTCCGCCGGACGATCGACCCCTGTTGTTCCCCTTGCTGGACGCGGCAGAATGA
- a CDS encoding ABC transporter substrate-binding protein, with the protein MKARLLAAALALLLVASGCSAGSSAFVPDDGSTLAVGFAAEPQNFDFTRTDGAAIPQALLYNVYEGLVKLDDQGRVVPLLADSWTVSPDRLVYDFALKPGVLFSNGTEFTAEDVRFSINRVKTDWTISIKSKMDVVDRVEVLDPLHARVVLTKPSNAWLFDMASRVGAMFTPTGIEDLANKPVGTGPYEVTSRRRGDSIVLQANRRYRGPEPTYRTVYLKYYKDPTALNNALLSNGIDVIGTITAPDSIPQFEADSRFNVVQGTTNSEVVLAFNNKKEPLNDVRVRRALTLAIDRKALLATAWAGRGTLIGSMVPPTDPWYEDLSGAYPHDPAQARALLAEAGKPQLNLRLRIPNLPYAISSAQVVQSQLAEVGVTVTIEPLDFPAVWLKQVFTDHDYDLSIIQHVEARDITTFGRPSFYWGYDSKKAQDLLARADRGTPEEQVTAMREVARTLSDDAAADWLFLFPNVVAAKKKVTGIVRNQVSESFDLTTLGRSE; encoded by the coding sequence ATGAAAGCCCGACTTCTCGCCGCGGCGCTCGCGCTGCTGCTGGTGGCCTCGGGCTGCTCCGCGGGTTCGTCCGCCTTCGTGCCGGACGACGGGTCCACGCTCGCGGTCGGTTTCGCCGCCGAGCCGCAGAACTTCGACTTCACCCGTACCGACGGCGCGGCCATTCCGCAGGCTCTGCTCTACAACGTCTACGAGGGCCTGGTGAAGCTCGACGACCAGGGCCGGGTGGTGCCGCTGCTGGCCGACTCGTGGACGGTCAGCCCGGATCGCCTCGTCTACGACTTCGCGCTGAAGCCGGGCGTGCTGTTCAGCAACGGCACCGAATTCACCGCCGAGGACGTGAGGTTCTCGATCAACCGGGTGAAGACCGACTGGACCATCTCGATCAAGTCCAAAATGGACGTCGTGGACCGGGTCGAGGTGCTCGACCCGCTGCACGCCAGGGTGGTGCTGACCAAGCCGAGCAACGCCTGGCTGTTCGACATGGCCAGCCGCGTCGGCGCCATGTTCACCCCGACCGGCATCGAGGACCTGGCGAACAAGCCGGTCGGCACCGGCCCGTACGAGGTGACTTCGCGGCGGCGCGGCGACTCGATCGTGCTCCAGGCGAACCGGCGCTACCGCGGCCCGGAGCCGACATACCGCACGGTGTACCTGAAGTACTACAAGGATCCGACCGCGCTGAACAACGCGCTGCTCAGCAACGGAATCGATGTGATCGGCACGATCACCGCGCCGGACTCGATCCCGCAGTTCGAGGCGGACAGCCGGTTCAACGTCGTGCAGGGCACCACGAACAGCGAAGTGGTGCTGGCCTTCAACAACAAGAAGGAACCGCTGAACGACGTGCGCGTGCGGCGCGCGCTGACGCTGGCGATCGATCGCAAGGCGCTGCTCGCCACCGCGTGGGCCGGGCGCGGCACGCTGATCGGCAGCATGGTCCCGCCCACCGATCCCTGGTACGAGGACCTTTCCGGCGCCTATCCGCACGACCCCGCACAGGCGCGCGCCCTGCTCGCCGAAGCCGGGAAGCCCCAGCTGAACCTGCGGTTGCGCATCCCGAACCTGCCGTACGCGATCTCCAGCGCGCAGGTGGTCCAGTCGCAGCTGGCCGAGGTGGGCGTCACGGTGACCATCGAGCCGCTGGACTTCCCGGCGGTGTGGCTCAAGCAGGTGTTCACCGACCACGACTACGACCTGTCGATCATCCAGCACGTCGAAGCCCGCGACATCACCACGTTCGGCAGGCCGTCGTTCTACTGGGGCTACGACAGCAAGAAGGCGCAGGACCTGCTGGCGCGGGCCGACCGCGGCACGCCGGAGGAACAGGTCACCGCGATGCGCGAGGTGGCGCGAACGCTCAGCGACGACGCCGCCGCGGACTGGCTGTTCCTGTTCCCGAACGTGGTCGCGGCGAAGAAGAAGGTGACCGGGATCGTGCGCAACCAGGTCAGCGAGTCGTTCGACCTGACCACGCTGGGGAGGTCGGAGTGA
- a CDS encoding ABC transporter permease codes for MTARILRRTAIFAVSLLAASIVVFVFTAVLPGDPAQVALGVNATPELLAQTRAEFGIDRPLVTQYLDWMGGVLTGDFGRSYVTRDAIGPQLADRLGVTLWLVGAGMLVAVLIAIPFGVLAAVRHRRASGTVVSAASQLGIAVPAFLAGILLVQVFAVRLQWLPSGGWTPPIQDPGEFLRGLILPALSLGVVQGAVLTRYVRSSVLDVLGEDYLRTARSKGLMPGQALIRHGLRNAAVPVVTVLGLQLTTLLVGAVVVERVFVLPGLGSMLLDAVSARDLLTVQGIVLVLVAGALLVNFLVDVLYTVLDPKLRGAR; via the coding sequence GTGACCGCCCGGATCCTGCGGCGCACGGCCATCTTCGCCGTCAGCCTGCTCGCCGCCTCGATCGTGGTTTTTGTCTTCACCGCGGTGCTGCCCGGTGACCCGGCCCAGGTCGCGCTCGGCGTCAACGCCACCCCGGAGCTGCTCGCGCAGACACGCGCCGAGTTCGGCATCGACCGGCCGCTGGTCACCCAGTACCTCGACTGGATGGGCGGCGTGCTGACCGGCGACTTCGGCAGGTCCTACGTCACGCGCGACGCGATCGGACCGCAGCTGGCCGACCGCCTCGGCGTGACGCTGTGGCTGGTCGGCGCCGGGATGCTGGTGGCGGTGCTGATCGCGATCCCGTTCGGGGTGCTCGCCGCGGTCCGGCACCGCCGCGCCAGCGGCACGGTGGTCTCGGCGGCTTCGCAGCTCGGCATCGCGGTGCCCGCCTTCCTCGCCGGGATCCTGCTGGTGCAGGTGTTCGCGGTGCGGTTGCAGTGGTTGCCGTCGGGCGGGTGGACCCCGCCGATCCAGGACCCCGGCGAGTTCCTGCGCGGCCTGATCCTGCCCGCGCTGTCGCTCGGGGTGGTGCAGGGCGCGGTGCTCACCAGGTACGTCCGGTCGTCCGTGCTGGACGTGCTCGGCGAGGACTACCTGCGCACCGCGCGGTCGAAGGGGCTGATGCCGGGCCAGGCGCTGATCCGGCACGGCCTGCGCAACGCGGCGGTCCCGGTGGTCACCGTGCTGGGGCTGCAACTGACCACGCTGCTCGTCGGCGCCGTGGTGGTGGAACGGGTTTTTGTGCTGCCGGGCCTCGGCAGCATGCTGCTCGACGCGGTCTCCGCCCGTGACCTGCTGACCGTGCAGGGCATCGTGCTGGTCCTGGTGGCCGGCGCGCTGCTGGTGAACTTCCTGGTCGACGTGCTCTACACCGTGCTCGACCCGAAACTGCGAGGTGCGCGGTGA
- a CDS encoding ABC transporter permease, whose amino-acid sequence MKIGGVLVGLVVLAALLSFIWTPYDPLVVSAGERLLGPTGEHVFGTDKFGRDVASQIMVGARTTLYVGVVAVGVAAVIGTPLGILAGMSRRWLGEFIMRVNDLVLAFPALLLAILFGAVFGADTLTAMIAIGIATVPSFARIARSGTLRVMNTEYVLAARAAGRSKWHIAVRHVFPNISGLLIVQSSVSFAIAVLAEAALSFLGFGTRPPTPSWGRMLQESQELLAVQPRLALVPGIAIAIAVLGFNLLGDGLRDRFDPKLEVRRVAG is encoded by the coding sequence GTGAAGATCGGCGGTGTTCTCGTCGGGCTCGTGGTGCTCGCGGCCCTGCTCTCGTTCATCTGGACGCCCTACGACCCGCTGGTGGTCAGCGCCGGGGAACGCCTGCTGGGGCCGACCGGGGAGCACGTTTTCGGCACCGACAAGTTCGGCCGCGACGTGGCCAGTCAGATCATGGTCGGCGCGCGCACCACGCTCTACGTCGGTGTGGTGGCGGTCGGCGTGGCCGCGGTGATCGGCACGCCGCTGGGCATTCTCGCCGGGATGTCCCGGCGCTGGCTCGGCGAGTTCATCATGCGCGTCAACGACCTCGTGCTCGCCTTTCCCGCGCTGCTGCTGGCGATCCTGTTCGGCGCGGTGTTCGGCGCCGACACGCTCACCGCGATGATCGCGATCGGCATCGCCACCGTGCCGTCGTTCGCCCGAATCGCCCGCTCCGGCACGTTGCGCGTGATGAACACCGAGTACGTGCTCGCCGCTCGCGCGGCCGGGCGGTCGAAGTGGCACATCGCGGTGCGGCACGTGTTCCCGAACATCTCCGGCTTGCTGATCGTGCAGTCGTCGGTGTCGTTCGCGATCGCCGTGCTGGCCGAGGCCGCGTTGTCGTTCCTCGGTTTCGGCACGCGGCCGCCGACGCCGTCGTGGGGGCGGATGCTCCAGGAATCGCAGGAACTGCTCGCCGTGCAGCCGAGGCTCGCGCTGGTGCCCGGGATCGCGATCGCCATCGCGGTGCTCGGCTTCAACCTGCTCGGTGACGGGCTGCGCGACCGGTTCGACCCGAAGCTGGAGGTTCGCCGTGTTGCGGGTTGA
- a CDS encoding ABC transporter ATP-binding protein, which yields MLRVEHLSIETGGHGLVHDVSFTVDSGERVGLIGESGSGKSLTAAAVLGLLPYGVTATGTAELDGRDLLRASERELSGLRGREMAMVFQEPMTALNPSMRVGNQVAEVMRVHRTRPDRRSAKRAAIDLLEQVRLPDPERIARAYPHQLSGGQRQRVVLAIALANNPSLLICDEPTTALDVTVQAQILDLIRAGVEGKALLFITHDLAVVAQVCQRVLVMLDGRIVEEGPVRDVFLTPEHDYTKKLLAASDLEARR from the coding sequence GTGTTGCGGGTTGAGCACCTCTCCATCGAGACCGGCGGCCACGGCCTCGTCCACGACGTTTCGTTCACAGTGGACAGTGGCGAGCGGGTCGGCCTGATCGGCGAGTCCGGTTCCGGCAAGTCGCTGACCGCCGCGGCGGTGCTCGGCCTGCTGCCCTACGGCGTGACCGCCACCGGCACCGCCGAACTCGACGGCCGTGACCTGCTCCGCGCGTCGGAACGGGAGCTGAGCGGGCTGCGCGGGCGCGAGATGGCGATGGTGTTCCAGGAGCCGATGACCGCGCTGAACCCATCGATGCGGGTCGGCAACCAGGTCGCCGAGGTGATGCGGGTGCACCGCACGCGGCCGGACCGGCGGTCGGCGAAGCGCGCCGCGATCGACCTGCTCGAGCAGGTACGGCTGCCCGACCCCGAGCGCATCGCGCGGGCCTACCCGCACCAGCTCTCCGGTGGTCAGCGGCAGCGCGTGGTGCTCGCGATCGCGCTGGCCAACAATCCCTCGCTGCTCATCTGCGACGAGCCGACCACCGCGCTCGACGTCACCGTGCAGGCGCAGATCCTCGACCTGATCCGCGCCGGGGTCGAAGGCAAGGCGCTGCTGTTCATCACGCACGACCTGGCCGTGGTCGCCCAGGTGTGCCAGCGCGTGCTGGTGATGCTGGACGGCCGGATCGTCGAGGAGGGCCCGGTGCGCGACGTTTTCCTGACGCCGGAGCACGACTACACGAAGAAGCTGCTGGCGGCGTCGGACCTGGAGGCGCGGCGATGA
- a CDS encoding ABC transporter ATP-binding protein, with the protein MIEVRELRREYHRVAALRGVSFTVEAGQRFGIVGESGSGKSTLVRLLAALDQPTSGEIHFQGQRIDGVPERRLHFLRSSLQIVFQDPMGSLNPRMRVRDIIAEPLGRAAGRADRVAELLDAVGLPADAGSRYPHQFSGGQRQRISIARALAPRPAVLLADEAVSALDVSVRGQILDLFAELADRFALTLVFVSHDLSVVRHLCDAVAVMRAGEIVELGPVDRVYDTPEHEYTRDLIAAAPTLRKVLSEIEEN; encoded by the coding sequence ATGATCGAAGTCCGTGAGCTGCGGCGCGAGTACCACCGGGTGGCGGCGTTGCGCGGGGTGTCGTTCACCGTCGAGGCCGGGCAGCGGTTCGGCATCGTCGGCGAGTCCGGCTCCGGCAAGTCCACTTTGGTCAGACTGCTGGCCGCGCTGGACCAGCCCACTTCCGGGGAGATCCACTTCCAGGGGCAGCGGATCGACGGGGTGCCGGAGCGGCGGCTGCACTTCCTGCGGTCCTCGCTGCAGATCGTCTTCCAGGACCCGATGGGCTCGCTGAACCCGCGGATGCGCGTACGCGACATCATCGCCGAGCCGCTGGGCCGCGCCGCCGGCCGCGCGGACCGGGTGGCCGAACTGCTCGACGCGGTCGGCCTGCCCGCCGATGCCGGAAGCCGCTACCCGCACCAGTTCTCCGGTGGACAACGGCAGCGGATCTCCATCGCCCGCGCGCTCGCGCCCCGGCCCGCCGTGCTGCTGGCCGACGAGGCGGTCAGCGCGCTGGACGTGTCCGTGCGCGGGCAGATCCTCGATCTCTTCGCCGAACTCGCCGACCGTTTCGCGTTGACGCTTGTGTTCGTCTCGCACGACCTGTCCGTGGTGCGGCACCTCTGCGACGCGGTGGCGGTGATGCGAGCGGGGGAGATCGTCGAGCTGGGCCCGGTGGACCGGGTCTACGACACGCCGGAGCACGAATACACCCGCGACCTGATCGCGGCGGCGCCGACATTGCGGAAAGTACTGAGCGAGATCGAGGAGAACTGA
- a CDS encoding aldehyde dehydrogenase family protein: MMRYPDGLPIGTGWVSTSDTQPVRFPFDGSVVAQAPVGTAELAARALDEAVAVAPVVAALPSRTRRAVLTGVRDRLAARQGELVELLVAETGKPLVDCRVEVARTLVTWEAAAEEVARLHGETVPLDLLPSGDGLVGFWTRKPIGVVVGIAGFNYPLLLASHKIAPSIAAGCPVVAKPAPATPLATLWLVHLVREAAEEADAPVSMVQLVTGDVEVGSTLVTDPRVGAVSFTGSAAVGHRIARDAAPRKTLLELGSNAALVVAEDADLDAAADAVLRGGFYASGQACISVQRLLVVDSVADEFTAKLLARLGEVVIGDPREETTRVSALIDERSTRRVLDWVDKAVAAGAKVLGGGGADGGIVRPTVLADVPEDADCWAEEIFGPVVCLRRVSDVDEAFELVNASRYGLHASVFSRSLNTAFRALDQLEVGGVVVNEVPGFRSDTMPYGGVKDSGIGREGPRFAVEELTVTRMAVIRP, encoded by the coding sequence CTGATGCGGTATCCGGACGGCCTGCCGATCGGTACCGGCTGGGTGTCCACTTCGGACACCCAGCCGGTGCGGTTCCCGTTCGACGGGAGCGTGGTCGCCCAGGCCCCGGTCGGCACGGCGGAACTGGCTGCGCGGGCGCTGGACGAGGCGGTGGCGGTGGCCCCGGTGGTGGCCGCGCTGCCTTCGCGCACCCGCCGCGCGGTGCTGACCGGCGTGCGCGACCGGCTGGCCGCGCGCCAGGGCGAACTGGTCGAGCTGCTGGTCGCCGAGACCGGGAAACCGCTGGTCGACTGCCGGGTCGAGGTGGCGCGCACGCTGGTCACCTGGGAGGCCGCGGCCGAGGAGGTGGCGCGGCTGCACGGCGAGACCGTGCCGCTCGACCTGCTGCCCTCCGGTGACGGCCTGGTCGGGTTCTGGACCCGCAAGCCGATCGGCGTGGTGGTCGGCATCGCCGGGTTCAACTACCCGCTGCTGCTGGCCTCGCACAAGATCGCGCCGTCGATCGCGGCCGGCTGCCCGGTGGTGGCCAAGCCGGCGCCCGCCACCCCGCTGGCCACGCTGTGGCTGGTCCACCTGGTGCGCGAGGCCGCCGAGGAGGCGGACGCGCCGGTGTCGATGGTCCAGCTGGTCACCGGCGACGTCGAAGTCGGCTCGACGCTGGTCACCGATCCGCGTGTCGGCGCGGTGTCGTTCACCGGGTCGGCGGCGGTCGGGCACCGGATCGCGCGCGACGCCGCGCCCCGCAAGACGTTGCTGGAACTGGGGTCCAACGCGGCGCTGGTGGTTGCCGAGGACGCGGATCTCGACGCCGCCGCGGATGCCGTGCTGCGCGGTGGTTTCTACGCGTCCGGCCAGGCGTGCATCTCGGTGCAGCGACTGCTGGTGGTCGATTCGGTGGCCGACGAGTTCACCGCGAAACTGCTCGCGCGTCTGGGTGAGGTGGTCATCGGTGACCCGCGAGAGGAGACCACGAGGGTGTCCGCGCTGATCGACGAGCGGTCGACGCGGCGGGTGCTGGATTGGGTGGACAAGGCGGTCGCGGCGGGGGCGAAGGTGCTCGGCGGTGGTGGTGCCGATGGTGGCATCGTGCGGCCGACCGTGCTCGCCGACGTGCCGGAAGACGCCGACTGCTGGGCCGAGGAGATCTTCGGACCGGTGGTCTGCCTGCGTCGGGTGTCCGATGTGGATGAAGCGTTCGAACTGGTCAACGCGTCGCGGTACGGGTTGCACGCGAGCGTGTTCAGCCGCTCGCTGAACACCGCGTTCCGCGCGCTGGACCAGCTGGAAGTGGGTGGTGTGGTGGTCAACGAGGTGCCGGGGTTCCGGTCGGACACGATGCCCTACGGCGGGGTCAAGGACTCCGGCATCGGGCGGGAGGGGCCGCGGTTCGCCGTCGAAGAGCTGACGGTGACCAGGATGGCGGTGATCCGTCCGTGA
- a CDS encoding SDR family NAD(P)-dependent oxidoreductase, with protein sequence MNYEKLFRLDGRHAVVLGAGSGIGRESAKALAAQGASVVCADRDAGTAIATAEMIGGESYEIDLLDSDAVHRAAADLGNVDIVVLTAAMNVRKRLLDYSHEEFERVVGLNLGATFEVVRAFGARMVERGTGSIIGFSSIRGTTVEPGQGVYAATKAGLVQLFRTAAAEFGPAGVRVNAIAPGVVETPLTAQIKADADWYRAYAEKGALGRWAKPEELAGAVVYLASDASTFVTGSVLAVDGGWTAVDGRFTPPA encoded by the coding sequence GTGAACTACGAGAAGTTGTTCCGGCTCGACGGGCGCCACGCGGTGGTGCTCGGCGCGGGCAGCGGGATCGGGCGCGAGTCGGCGAAGGCGCTGGCCGCGCAGGGCGCGTCGGTGGTCTGCGCGGACCGCGACGCCGGGACCGCGATCGCCACCGCCGAGATGATCGGCGGCGAGTCCTACGAGATCGACCTGCTCGACAGCGACGCCGTGCACCGGGCCGCCGCGGATCTCGGCAACGTCGACATCGTGGTGCTGACCGCCGCGATGAACGTGCGCAAGCGCCTGCTCGACTACTCGCACGAGGAGTTCGAGCGGGTGGTCGGGCTGAACCTCGGCGCCACCTTCGAGGTGGTGCGGGCGTTCGGCGCGCGCATGGTGGAGCGCGGGACCGGCAGCATCATCGGCTTCTCGTCGATCCGCGGCACCACGGTCGAACCGGGGCAGGGCGTCTACGCGGCCACCAAGGCCGGGCTGGTGCAGCTGTTCCGCACGGCCGCCGCCGAGTTCGGCCCGGCCGGGGTGCGGGTCAACGCGATCGCGCCCGGCGTGGTGGAAACCCCGCTCACCGCGCAGATCAAGGCCGACGCGGACTGGTACCGGGCCTACGCCGAGAAGGGTGCGCTCGGCCGGTGGGCGAAACCGGAGGAACTCGCCGGTGCCGTGGTCTACCTGGCCTCCGACGCGTCGACCTTCGTCACCGGCTCGGTGCTCGCGGTCGACGGCGGCTGGACCGCCGTCGACGGCCGCTTCACCCCGCCCGCCTGA